A single region of the Drosophila miranda strain MSH22 chromosome 2, D.miranda_PacBio2.1, whole genome shotgun sequence genome encodes:
- the LOC108157100 gene encoding glutamine--fructose-6-phosphate aminotransferase [isomerizing] 2 isoform X1 gives MCGIFAYLNYLTPKSRLEVLDLLVTGLKRLEYRGYDSTGVAIDSPDSKNIVMVKRTGKVKVLEDAILEHFSGGEYSEPVMTHIGIAHTRWATHGVPCERNSHPHRSDEGNGFVVVHNGIITNYNDVKTFLAKRGYEFESDTDTEVFAKLVHHLWKTHPTYSFRELVEQAILQVEGAFAIAVKSKHFPGECVASRRSSPLLVGIKTKTRLATDHIPILYGKDDKKLTSDQDPDSGKPQDIRPHGQTRELPVLPRSDSTSEFMPLEEKEVEYFFASDASAVIEHTNRVIYLEDDDVAAVRDGTLSIHRLKKSLDDPHAREITTLKMEIQQIMKGNYDYFMQKEIFEQPDSVVNTMRGRVRFDGNAIVLGGIKDYIPEIKRCRRLMLIGCGTSYHSAVATRQLLEELTELPVMVELASDFLDRNTPIFRDDVCFFISQSGETADTLMALRYCKQRGALIVGITNTVGSSICRESHCGVHINAGPEIGVASTKAYTSQFISLVMFALVMSEDRLSLQQRRLEILQALSNLADQIREVLKLDSKVQELAKDLYQHKSLLIMGRGYNFATCLEGALKVKELTYMHSEGIMAGELKHGPLALVDGSMPVLMIVLRDPVYVKCMNALQQVTSRKGCPVIICEEGDEETKAFSSRHLEIPRTVDCLQGILTVIPMQLLSYHIAVLRGCDVDCPRNLAKSVTVE, from the exons ATGTGCG GAATTTTTGCGTACCTTAATTACTTGACGCCCAAGTCCCGCCTGGAGGTCCTGGATCTGCTGGTCACGGGCTTGAAGCGTCTGGAGTACCGTGGATATGACTCGACAGGCGTTGCCATCGATTCACCGGACAGCAAGAATATTGTGATGGTTAAACGCACGGGCAAGGTTAAGGTTCTGGAGGATGCCATTCTAGAGC ACTTCAGCGGTGGCGAGTACAGTGAGCCGGTGATGACCCACATCGGAATCGCGCACACCCGCTGGGCCACGCACGGCGTGCCTTGTGAGCGAAACTCGCATCCGCACCGGTCAGACGAGGGAAACGGATTCGTCGTGGTCCACAACGGCATCATCACCAACTACAACGACGTGAAGACCTTCCTGGCCAAGCGTGGCTACGAGTTTGAGTCCGACACCGACACGGAGGTGTTCGCCAAGCTGGTGCACCACCTGTGGAAGACGCATCCCACCTACTCGTTCCGTGAGCTGGTCGAGCAGGCTATTCTGCAAGTG GAAGGTGCCTTTGCCATTGCCGTGAAGTCCAAACACTTCCCCGGAGAGTGTGTGGCCTCGCGCAGGAGCTCCCCCCTGCTGGTGGGCATCAAGACAAAGACTCGTCTGGCCACGGATCATATTCCCATTCTATATGGCAAAG ATGACAAGAAGCTGACCTCCGATCAAG ACCCCGACTCCGGCAAGCCCCAAG ATATTCGTCCTCATGGACAAACTCGTGAATTGCCAGTGTTGCCGCGCTCAGACAGCACCTCAGAGTTCATGCCGCTGGAGGAGAAGGAGGTGGAATATTTCTTTGCCTCGGATGCTTCAGCCGTGATTGAGCACACCAACCGGGTCATCTATCTGGAG GACGACGATGTAGCCGCAGTTCGTGACGGTACATTGAGCATCCATCGTCTAAAGAAGAGCCTGGATGATCCGCACGCACGTGAAATTACCACCTTGAAAATGGAGATTCAGCAGATCATGAAAGGAAACTATGACTACTTCATGCAGAAGGAGATCTTCGAGCAGCCGGACTCAGTGGTCAACACAATGCGAGGTCGCGTCCGCTTCGATGGCAACGCAATTGTGCTGGGCGGCATTAAGGACTATATTCCGGAAATCAAGCGCTGTCGTCGCCTTATGCTGATCGGATGTGGAACATCGTACCACAGTGCAGTGGCCACCCGACAGCTGCTTGAGGAGCTGACCGAGCTTCCTGTCATGGTGGAGCTTGCCTCCGACTTCCTGGACCGCAACACGCCCATTTTCCGCGACGATGTGTGCTTTTTCATCTCGCAGTCCGGCGAGACAGCTGACACTCTGATGGCGCTGCGGTACTGCAAGCAGCGAGGAGCTTTGATCGTCGGCATCACGAACACAGTGGGCAGCAGCATTTGTCGCGAATCACACTGCGGCGTGCACATCAATGCCGGTCCAGAAATCGGCGTGGCCTCGACAAAGGCCTACACCTCGCAGTTCATTTCGCTGGTGATGTTCGCGCTGGTCATGTCCGAGGATCGGCTATCGCTGCAACAGCGTCGCCTCGAGATCTTGCAAGCGTTGTCCAATCTCGCAGACCAGATCCGAGAGGTGCTCAAGCTCGACTCCAAGGTTCAAGAACTGGCCAAGGATCTCTACCAGCACAAGTCCCTGCTGATCATGGGCCGCGGCTACAATTTCGCTACCTGCCTAGAGGGCGCTCTG AAAGTGAAGGAACTTACTTACATGCACAGTGAGGGCATCATGGCCGGAGAGTTGAAGCACGGTCCCCTAGCTCTGGTCGACGGCTCCATGCCAGTCCTGATGATCGTGCTGCGCGATCCTGTGTACGTCAAGTGCATGAACGCTTTGCAGCAGGTCACCTCTCGCAAGGGCTGCCCGGTGATCATCTGCGAAGAGGGCGATGAGGAGACAAAGGCCTTTTCTTCCCGCCACTTGGAAATTCCCCGCACTGTCGACTGCCTCCAAGGCATCCTCACCGTCATTCCCATGCAACTGCTCTCATATCACATTGCCGTTCTGCGGGGATGCGACGTCGACTGTCCTAGAAACTTGGCCAAGTCTGTGACGGTGGAATAA
- the LOC108157100 gene encoding glutamine--fructose-6-phosphate aminotransferase [isomerizing] 2 isoform X6, translated as MCGIFAYLNYLTPKSRLEVLDLLVTGLKRLEYRGYDSTGVAIDSPDSKNIVMVKRTGKVKVLEDAILEHFSGGEYSEPVMTHIGIAHTRWATHGVPCERNSHPHRSDEGNGFVVVHNGIITNYNDVKTFLAKRGYEFESDTDTEVFAKLVHHLWKTHPTYSFRELVEQAILQVEGAFAIAVKSKHFPGECVASRRSSPLLVGIKTKTRLATDHIPILYGKDDKKLTSDQVLPRSDSTSEFMPLEEKEVEYFFASDASAVIEHTNRVIYLEDDDVAAVRDGTLSIHRLKKSLDDPHAREITTLKMEIQQIMKGNYDYFMQKEIFEQPDSVVNTMRGRVRFDGNAIVLGGIKDYIPEIKRCRRLMLIGCGTSYHSAVATRQLLEELTELPVMVELASDFLDRNTPIFRDDVCFFISQSGETADTLMALRYCKQRGALIVGITNTVGSSICRESHCGVHINAGPEIGVASTKAYTSQFISLVMFALVMSEDRLSLQQRRLEILQALSNLADQIREVLKLDSKVQELAKDLYQHKSLLIMGRGYNFATCLEGALKVKELTYMHSEGIMAGELKHGPLALVDGSMPVLMIVLRDPVYVKCMNALQQVTSRKGCPVIICEEGDEETKAFSSRHLEIPRTVDCLQGILTVIPMQLLSYHIAVLRGCDVDCPRNLAKSVTVE; from the exons ATGTGCG GAATTTTTGCGTACCTTAATTACTTGACGCCCAAGTCCCGCCTGGAGGTCCTGGATCTGCTGGTCACGGGCTTGAAGCGTCTGGAGTACCGTGGATATGACTCGACAGGCGTTGCCATCGATTCACCGGACAGCAAGAATATTGTGATGGTTAAACGCACGGGCAAGGTTAAGGTTCTGGAGGATGCCATTCTAGAGC ACTTCAGCGGTGGCGAGTACAGTGAGCCGGTGATGACCCACATCGGAATCGCGCACACCCGCTGGGCCACGCACGGCGTGCCTTGTGAGCGAAACTCGCATCCGCACCGGTCAGACGAGGGAAACGGATTCGTCGTGGTCCACAACGGCATCATCACCAACTACAACGACGTGAAGACCTTCCTGGCCAAGCGTGGCTACGAGTTTGAGTCCGACACCGACACGGAGGTGTTCGCCAAGCTGGTGCACCACCTGTGGAAGACGCATCCCACCTACTCGTTCCGTGAGCTGGTCGAGCAGGCTATTCTGCAAGTG GAAGGTGCCTTTGCCATTGCCGTGAAGTCCAAACACTTCCCCGGAGAGTGTGTGGCCTCGCGCAGGAGCTCCCCCCTGCTGGTGGGCATCAAGACAAAGACTCGTCTGGCCACGGATCATATTCCCATTCTATATGGCAAAG ATGACAAGAAGCTGACCTCCGATCAAG TGTTGCCGCGCTCAGACAGCACCTCAGAGTTCATGCCGCTGGAGGAGAAGGAGGTGGAATATTTCTTTGCCTCGGATGCTTCAGCCGTGATTGAGCACACCAACCGGGTCATCTATCTGGAG GACGACGATGTAGCCGCAGTTCGTGACGGTACATTGAGCATCCATCGTCTAAAGAAGAGCCTGGATGATCCGCACGCACGTGAAATTACCACCTTGAAAATGGAGATTCAGCAGATCATGAAAGGAAACTATGACTACTTCATGCAGAAGGAGATCTTCGAGCAGCCGGACTCAGTGGTCAACACAATGCGAGGTCGCGTCCGCTTCGATGGCAACGCAATTGTGCTGGGCGGCATTAAGGACTATATTCCGGAAATCAAGCGCTGTCGTCGCCTTATGCTGATCGGATGTGGAACATCGTACCACAGTGCAGTGGCCACCCGACAGCTGCTTGAGGAGCTGACCGAGCTTCCTGTCATGGTGGAGCTTGCCTCCGACTTCCTGGACCGCAACACGCCCATTTTCCGCGACGATGTGTGCTTTTTCATCTCGCAGTCCGGCGAGACAGCTGACACTCTGATGGCGCTGCGGTACTGCAAGCAGCGAGGAGCTTTGATCGTCGGCATCACGAACACAGTGGGCAGCAGCATTTGTCGCGAATCACACTGCGGCGTGCACATCAATGCCGGTCCAGAAATCGGCGTGGCCTCGACAAAGGCCTACACCTCGCAGTTCATTTCGCTGGTGATGTTCGCGCTGGTCATGTCCGAGGATCGGCTATCGCTGCAACAGCGTCGCCTCGAGATCTTGCAAGCGTTGTCCAATCTCGCAGACCAGATCCGAGAGGTGCTCAAGCTCGACTCCAAGGTTCAAGAACTGGCCAAGGATCTCTACCAGCACAAGTCCCTGCTGATCATGGGCCGCGGCTACAATTTCGCTACCTGCCTAGAGGGCGCTCTG AAAGTGAAGGAACTTACTTACATGCACAGTGAGGGCATCATGGCCGGAGAGTTGAAGCACGGTCCCCTAGCTCTGGTCGACGGCTCCATGCCAGTCCTGATGATCGTGCTGCGCGATCCTGTGTACGTCAAGTGCATGAACGCTTTGCAGCAGGTCACCTCTCGCAAGGGCTGCCCGGTGATCATCTGCGAAGAGGGCGATGAGGAGACAAAGGCCTTTTCTTCCCGCCACTTGGAAATTCCCCGCACTGTCGACTGCCTCCAAGGCATCCTCACCGTCATTCCCATGCAACTGCTCTCATATCACATTGCCGTTCTGCGGGGATGCGACGTCGACTGTCCTAGAAACTTGGCCAAGTCTGTGACGGTGGAATAA
- the LOC108157100 gene encoding glutamine--fructose-6-phosphate aminotransferase [isomerizing] 2 isoform X8: protein MCGIFAYLNYLTPKSRLEVLDLLVTGLKRLEYRGYDSTGVAIDSPDSKNIVMVKRTGKVKVLEDAILEHFSGGEYSEPVMTHIGIAHTRWATHGVPCERNSHPHRSDEGNGFVVVHNGIITNYNDVKTFLAKRGYEFESDTDTEVFAKLVHHLWKTHPTYSFRELVEQAILQVEGAFAIAVKSKHFPGECVASRRSSPLLVGIKTKTRLATDHIPILYGKVLPRSDSTSEFMPLEEKEVEYFFASDASAVIEHTNRVIYLEDDDVAAVRDGTLSIHRLKKSLDDPHAREITTLKMEIQQIMKGNYDYFMQKEIFEQPDSVVNTMRGRVRFDGNAIVLGGIKDYIPEIKRCRRLMLIGCGTSYHSAVATRQLLEELTELPVMVELASDFLDRNTPIFRDDVCFFISQSGETADTLMALRYCKQRGALIVGITNTVGSSICRESHCGVHINAGPEIGVASTKAYTSQFISLVMFALVMSEDRLSLQQRRLEILQALSNLADQIREVLKLDSKVQELAKDLYQHKSLLIMGRGYNFATCLEGALKVKELTYMHSEGIMAGELKHGPLALVDGSMPVLMIVLRDPVYVKCMNALQQVTSRKGCPVIICEEGDEETKAFSSRHLEIPRTVDCLQGILTVIPMQLLSYHIAVLRGCDVDCPRNLAKSVTVE, encoded by the exons ATGTGCG GAATTTTTGCGTACCTTAATTACTTGACGCCCAAGTCCCGCCTGGAGGTCCTGGATCTGCTGGTCACGGGCTTGAAGCGTCTGGAGTACCGTGGATATGACTCGACAGGCGTTGCCATCGATTCACCGGACAGCAAGAATATTGTGATGGTTAAACGCACGGGCAAGGTTAAGGTTCTGGAGGATGCCATTCTAGAGC ACTTCAGCGGTGGCGAGTACAGTGAGCCGGTGATGACCCACATCGGAATCGCGCACACCCGCTGGGCCACGCACGGCGTGCCTTGTGAGCGAAACTCGCATCCGCACCGGTCAGACGAGGGAAACGGATTCGTCGTGGTCCACAACGGCATCATCACCAACTACAACGACGTGAAGACCTTCCTGGCCAAGCGTGGCTACGAGTTTGAGTCCGACACCGACACGGAGGTGTTCGCCAAGCTGGTGCACCACCTGTGGAAGACGCATCCCACCTACTCGTTCCGTGAGCTGGTCGAGCAGGCTATTCTGCAAGTG GAAGGTGCCTTTGCCATTGCCGTGAAGTCCAAACACTTCCCCGGAGAGTGTGTGGCCTCGCGCAGGAGCTCCCCCCTGCTGGTGGGCATCAAGACAAAGACTCGTCTGGCCACGGATCATATTCCCATTCTATATGGCAAAG TGTTGCCGCGCTCAGACAGCACCTCAGAGTTCATGCCGCTGGAGGAGAAGGAGGTGGAATATTTCTTTGCCTCGGATGCTTCAGCCGTGATTGAGCACACCAACCGGGTCATCTATCTGGAG GACGACGATGTAGCCGCAGTTCGTGACGGTACATTGAGCATCCATCGTCTAAAGAAGAGCCTGGATGATCCGCACGCACGTGAAATTACCACCTTGAAAATGGAGATTCAGCAGATCATGAAAGGAAACTATGACTACTTCATGCAGAAGGAGATCTTCGAGCAGCCGGACTCAGTGGTCAACACAATGCGAGGTCGCGTCCGCTTCGATGGCAACGCAATTGTGCTGGGCGGCATTAAGGACTATATTCCGGAAATCAAGCGCTGTCGTCGCCTTATGCTGATCGGATGTGGAACATCGTACCACAGTGCAGTGGCCACCCGACAGCTGCTTGAGGAGCTGACCGAGCTTCCTGTCATGGTGGAGCTTGCCTCCGACTTCCTGGACCGCAACACGCCCATTTTCCGCGACGATGTGTGCTTTTTCATCTCGCAGTCCGGCGAGACAGCTGACACTCTGATGGCGCTGCGGTACTGCAAGCAGCGAGGAGCTTTGATCGTCGGCATCACGAACACAGTGGGCAGCAGCATTTGTCGCGAATCACACTGCGGCGTGCACATCAATGCCGGTCCAGAAATCGGCGTGGCCTCGACAAAGGCCTACACCTCGCAGTTCATTTCGCTGGTGATGTTCGCGCTGGTCATGTCCGAGGATCGGCTATCGCTGCAACAGCGTCGCCTCGAGATCTTGCAAGCGTTGTCCAATCTCGCAGACCAGATCCGAGAGGTGCTCAAGCTCGACTCCAAGGTTCAAGAACTGGCCAAGGATCTCTACCAGCACAAGTCCCTGCTGATCATGGGCCGCGGCTACAATTTCGCTACCTGCCTAGAGGGCGCTCTG AAAGTGAAGGAACTTACTTACATGCACAGTGAGGGCATCATGGCCGGAGAGTTGAAGCACGGTCCCCTAGCTCTGGTCGACGGCTCCATGCCAGTCCTGATGATCGTGCTGCGCGATCCTGTGTACGTCAAGTGCATGAACGCTTTGCAGCAGGTCACCTCTCGCAAGGGCTGCCCGGTGATCATCTGCGAAGAGGGCGATGAGGAGACAAAGGCCTTTTCTTCCCGCCACTTGGAAATTCCCCGCACTGTCGACTGCCTCCAAGGCATCCTCACCGTCATTCCCATGCAACTGCTCTCATATCACATTGCCGTTCTGCGGGGATGCGACGTCGACTGTCCTAGAAACTTGGCCAAGTCTGTGACGGTGGAATAA